Proteins encoded in a region of the Chryseobacterium piperi genome:
- a CDS encoding BT_3928 family protein yields MIKGILRFIIAVIFILSGFVKAVDLVGFSFKMEEYFSPAVFNMPFFEKFALLFSIIVVVLELFLGFMLLLKIKLKFTLSALIALCIFFGFLTFYSAYYNVVTDCGCFGDAIKFTPWQSFFKDVILLLGLIILFALYRKEFIKNNTKESTGKLKFGILGIFSLIMIYIMAQGIMHEPMIDFRDYKIGTDIAGEKEKINKNPSEYKTFYSLKNQKTGEVLKVNQDDYIKETKYWEDGSPWKIEEGKNESKIIKEGYKSEIVKFKIEDPTGNDLTDTIIKAPKAILVFSYHPKDVSSELIQRIEAKVNTQKDAVIYGVSTDPNTFKTIKNAMMDGTAIKTIARSNPFVLILQNGKIVDKQPSKDYIK; encoded by the coding sequence ATGATCAAAGGTATACTTCGCTTTATTATTGCTGTTATTTTTATTCTATCAGGATTTGTAAAGGCAGTGGATCTCGTTGGCTTTTCCTTTAAAATGGAAGAATACTTCTCCCCTGCAGTTTTTAATATGCCGTTTTTTGAAAAATTTGCTTTGCTGTTTTCAATCATTGTGGTCGTATTAGAACTTTTCCTGGGATTTATGCTTTTACTCAAAATAAAGCTTAAATTCACTCTTTCAGCATTAATTGCGCTTTGTATATTCTTTGGCTTTTTAACCTTTTATTCGGCCTATTATAACGTAGTGACTGATTGTGGGTGCTTTGGTGATGCTATCAAATTCACTCCCTGGCAAAGTTTCTTTAAGGATGTGATCCTGTTATTAGGATTGATCATTCTGTTCGCTTTATACAGAAAGGAATTTATTAAAAACAATACAAAAGAATCAACCGGTAAATTAAAGTTTGGGATCTTGGGAATCTTTTCCCTGATTATGATTTATATTATGGCTCAAGGTATTATGCATGAGCCTATGATTGATTTCCGGGATTATAAGATAGGAACTGATATCGCCGGAGAAAAAGAAAAAATCAATAAAAACCCTTCTGAATATAAGACTTTTTATTCTCTTAAAAATCAAAAGACAGGTGAAGTTCTGAAAGTCAACCAGGATGATTATATCAAAGAAACCAAATATTGGGAAGATGGATCTCCATGGAAAATTGAGGAAGGAAAAAATGAATCCAAGATTATCAAGGAAGGCTATAAGTCTGAAATCGTTAAATTTAAAATAGAAGATCCTACAGGGAATGATCTTACAGATACAATTATTAAAGCTCCAAAAGCCATATTAGTGTTCTCCTATCATCCGAAGGATGTCTCTTCAGAATTGATTCAAAGAATTGAAGCTAAAGTAAACACTCAAAAAGATGCTGTCATTTATGGTGTTTCTACAGATCCTAATACCTTTAAAACTATTAAAAATGCTATGATGGACGGAACAGCCATTAAGACCATAGCCAGAAGCAACCCTTTTGTACTGATATTGCAAAACGGGAAAATTGTAGACAAACAACCTTCAAAAGACTATATCAAATAA
- a CDS encoding tellurite resistance TerB family protein, with protein sequence MQKSNKPIAGYHLLMILSSVDGEFAPEEGLVVQQYLADEFPFKMNLDNELETIALLQPEEWKDHFEFHARCFYDDSTEKERENFIKFAKTLIKADHKVTDEEHTFYKLLKNMWKLN encoded by the coding sequence ATGCAAAAATCAAATAAACCAATCGCGGGCTATCATTTATTAATGATTCTTTCTTCTGTAGACGGAGAATTTGCCCCCGAAGAAGGACTCGTTGTTCAACAATATTTAGCTGATGAATTTCCATTCAAAATGAATCTGGATAACGAGCTGGAAACTATTGCCCTGCTTCAGCCAGAAGAATGGAAGGATCATTTTGAGTTTCATGCCCGTTGTTTCTACGATGACTCTACGGAAAAAGAGCGTGAAAACTTCATAAAATTTGCTAAAACACTAATAAAAGCAGATCATAAAGTAACTGATGAGGAGCATACTTTCTACAAGCTTCTAAAAAACATGTGGAAGCTGAACTAG
- the tpiA gene encoding triose-phosphate isomerase, translating to MRRKIVAGNWKMNKNVIDAQQLMIQLLSYKNSHTTNCEVWIAPPSLYLMMAKDIFEKDEIGVFSQDMSEHESGAYTGEISADMLESIDVTGSLIGHSERRQYHGETDSHCNRKIKLALDKGLIPVYCNGETLEQRKAGQHFEVVKNQTEVALFTLSAEEIKKVVIAYEPVWAIGTGETASPEQAQEIHAHIRSIIAAKYGQEVADEVSILYGGSVKPDNAKEIFSQPDIDGGLIGGAALKLDDFSKIIEAFN from the coding sequence ATGAGAAGAAAAATAGTTGCAGGAAACTGGAAAATGAACAAAAATGTAATTGATGCTCAGCAATTAATGATCCAATTACTAAGCTATAAAAACAGTCATACTACAAACTGTGAGGTATGGATTGCCCCTCCCTCTTTGTATTTAATGATGGCTAAAGATATCTTCGAAAAAGATGAAATCGGAGTATTTTCTCAGGATATGAGTGAGCATGAAAGCGGTGCTTATACGGGAGAGATCTCGGCAGATATGCTGGAATCCATTGATGTAACCGGTTCACTGATCGGACATTCTGAAAGAAGACAATATCACGGTGAAACAGATTCTCACTGTAATAGAAAAATTAAATTAGCTCTTGATAAGGGATTAATTCCGGTATACTGTAACGGAGAAACTTTAGAGCAAAGAAAAGCCGGACAGCATTTTGAGGTTGTAAAAAACCAGACTGAAGTTGCTTTATTTACACTTTCTGCTGAAGAAATTAAAAAAGTGGTTATTGCTTATGAACCAGTTTGGGCAATTGGAACTGGGGAAACAGCAAGTCCTGAACAGGCTCAGGAAATACATGCACATATCAGAAGTATTATCGCTGCAAAATATGGACAGGAAGTAGCTGATGAAGTTTCCATTCTTTATGGAGGTTCTGTAAAGCCAGATAATGCAAAAGAAATTTTCTCCCAGCCAGATATCGACGGTGGTCTGATAGGCGGAGCTGCCTTGAAATTAGATGATTTTTCTAAAATTATTGAGGCTTTTAACTAA
- a CDS encoding esterase-like activity of phytase family protein codes for MKKLLFSSFALMALWSCNNDDTVNNQDVNYSKLPQEFPFTTLATVNGVAVINGGFGSGATAHPTRKGEFYVITDRGPNTAYLNGIKFLVPDFTPTIMHFKINAEGNIEVLKYIKLKNPSGQPITGLPNPVGMGSTGEIAYGANGNPLGTDKYGLDSESIVAAPDGTFWVSDEYGPHIVHYNADGVEMERISPIGVNTGNRKLPAVFAKRRPNRGMEGMCMTPDGKMLVGTIQSTMYVPTKVLATNTTLTRIVTFDITTGQTKQYLYKQDGGASDSVCEITPISNTEFLVIERDGKFGSEGGLKKVYRINLSGASDVSGTDPAAVDGLKINDKALEQSTWAEIAAAGLKPVSKTLAVDLVAKLGYEHDKFEGIVYLGGNKLAVFNDDDFGVVDDGNGNPKAKILPKTGKVDKGTMYVVDIQ; via the coding sequence ATGAAAAAACTTCTTTTCTCTTCTTTTGCCCTTATGGCTTTATGGAGTTGCAACAATGATGACACGGTAAACAATCAGGATGTCAATTATTCCAAGCTTCCGCAGGAATTTCCTTTCACCACTTTAGCTACAGTGAATGGAGTAGCGGTTATCAATGGTGGCTTCGGTTCCGGGGCAACCGCACATCCTACCAGAAAAGGAGAATTTTATGTGATCACAGACCGTGGTCCCAATACTGCTTATTTGAATGGAATTAAATTCCTTGTTCCTGATTTTACCCCTACGATTATGCATTTTAAGATCAATGCTGAAGGAAATATTGAAGTTCTAAAATATATCAAGCTTAAAAATCCTTCAGGTCAGCCGATTACAGGTCTTCCTAACCCAGTGGGCATGGGCAGTACCGGTGAAATTGCTTATGGTGCCAACGGAAACCCTTTAGGGACTGATAAATACGGCTTAGATAGTGAGAGTATTGTTGCCGCACCGGATGGAACATTCTGGGTGTCTGATGAGTATGGTCCTCACATTGTACATTATAATGCAGATGGAGTTGAAATGGAACGCATCAGCCCGATCGGTGTGAACACAGGAAATAGAAAACTTCCTGCTGTTTTCGCAAAAAGAAGACCGAACAGAGGAATGGAAGGAATGTGTATGACCCCGGATGGGAAAATGCTGGTGGGCACCATACAATCGACCATGTATGTTCCTACAAAGGTTTTGGCTACTAATACAACATTAACTAGAATTGTAACGTTTGATATTACTACAGGACAGACAAAACAGTATTTGTATAAACAAGATGGCGGAGCTTCCGATTCAGTTTGTGAGATTACCCCAATCAGCAATACAGAATTTTTAGTCATTGAAAGAGATGGCAAATTTGGTTCAGAGGGAGGGCTTAAAAAAGTATATAGAATTAATCTCTCAGGAGCTTCTGATGTCAGTGGAACAGATCCTGCGGCAGTTGATGGATTGAAAATTAATGATAAGGCTTTAGAACAGTCTACCTGGGCAGAAATTGCAGCGGCGGGGCTGAAGCCTGTCTCTAAAACGTTGGCGGTTGATCTGGTAGCAAAATTGGGTTACGAGCATGATAAGTTTGAGGGGATTGTTTATTTGGGAGGAAATAAACTGGCTGTTTTCAATGATGATGATTTTGGTGTTGTAGATGATGGAAATGGAAATCCGAAAGCGAAAATTCTTCCTAAAACAGGAAAAGTAGATAAAGGAACGATGTATGTTGTCGATATTCAATAA
- the clpP gene encoding ATP-dependent Clp endopeptidase proteolytic subunit ClpP: MDIKKEFRDFSVKHLGNSGLVTDQYMGMYGPTNLTPYIMEERRLNVAQMDVFSRLMMDRIIFLGTGIDDQVANIVTAQLLFLESADPSKDIQIYINSPGGSVYAGLGIYDTMQIIKPDVATICTGIAASMGAVLLVAGEKGKRSALKHSRVMIHQPSGGAQGVASDMEINLREMLKLKQELYDIIAEHSGQTYEWVEKSSDRDYWMTSEEAKNYGMVDEVLQRSKEKK, translated from the coding sequence ATGGACATTAAAAAAGAATTCAGAGATTTCTCTGTAAAGCATTTAGGAAACAGCGGTTTGGTTACCGACCAGTATATGGGAATGTATGGTCCAACTAATCTTACGCCATATATCATGGAGGAAAGAAGATTAAACGTTGCTCAGATGGACGTTTTTTCCCGTTTGATGATGGACAGAATTATTTTCCTTGGAACAGGAATCGATGACCAGGTGGCCAATATTGTTACTGCACAGCTTTTATTCTTAGAAAGTGCAGATCCTTCAAAAGATATTCAGATTTACATCAACTCTCCAGGGGGTAGTGTATATGCAGGTTTAGGAATTTATGATACCATGCAGATCATTAAGCCTGATGTAGCAACAATCTGTACAGGTATTGCAGCTTCAATGGGAGCAGTATTATTGGTTGCAGGAGAAAAAGGAAAGCGTTCTGCACTTAAACACTCGAGAGTAATGATTCACCAGCCGTCCGGAGGTGCACAAGGTGTTGCTTCTGATATGGAGATCAACTTAAGAGAGATGTTAAAATTAAAGCAGGAGCTTTATGATATTATTGCTGAGCATTCAGGACAAACTTACGAGTGGGTTGAGAAATCTTCTGACAGAGATTACTGGATGACTTCTGAAGAGGCTAAAAACTACGGAATGGTAGATGAGGTTTTACAAAGGTCTAAAGAGAAGAAGTAA
- the dnaG gene encoding DNA primase produces the protein MISKQTIDKIFSTIRVEEIVGEYVQLKRAGSNYKGLSPFHEEKSPSFVVSPSKQIWKDFSTGKGGTAISFLMEIENFTYPEALRHAAKKYGIEIEEDKREFSEEAKNAQSERDLLYKIHEVANDYFQNFLWEAEEGKSIGLAYFKERELKDDIIRKFQLGYSPEQKNAFTAYALEKGYAKEVLEKSGLSIFPENAPNGIDRFRERVIFPIHSFSGRVLGFGARILKNNVKTAKYLNSPETEIYHKSNVLYGLNQSKQAISRKNVCLLVEGYMDVISLHMSGIENVVASSGTSLTTEQIKLIKRLTENVTILFDGDNAGIKASFRSIDMLLTEGMNIRVLLFPEGDDPDSFARKHPQDYVEKFIENEAMDFIDFKAEILLKEAGNDPIKKAEAIRNIVKSVGFVQNALKREVYLKEVSNKFGLSEQSLFNELDIQKQITQNQTQHVQQQKENNKTPKLEVVPKPEMEVDSIQFNIFHQENKLIDTMLMFGDVVLHRKNEKEEKYEITVIEEILHHFEEEQYEFQIETNQKIINNIREGIEHDELRAGSFFITLMDADITSKVADALMHPNELSDWATRNIFPPNMGDHIADEVEHNILIHKYYYIHFIIKKTTAEFEDYRDTDQEKYFESIRKIMMLNEFSKQIIEKLGWSPVTKSPIKF, from the coding sequence ATGATTTCTAAACAGACCATAGATAAAATATTCTCCACGATCAGGGTAGAAGAGATTGTGGGTGAATATGTGCAGTTGAAGCGGGCAGGGTCTAATTACAAAGGGCTCAGTCCCTTTCATGAAGAAAAATCTCCCAGTTTTGTAGTATCGCCAAGTAAGCAGATCTGGAAAGATTTCTCCACAGGAAAAGGTGGGACTGCTATTTCTTTCCTGATGGAGATCGAAAATTTCACATATCCGGAAGCACTTCGTCATGCTGCAAAGAAATACGGGATTGAAATCGAAGAAGACAAACGTGAATTCTCTGAAGAAGCAAAAAATGCTCAATCTGAACGGGATCTTTTGTATAAAATTCATGAGGTTGCGAATGATTATTTTCAAAACTTTCTTTGGGAAGCAGAAGAGGGAAAATCAATTGGTTTAGCTTACTTCAAAGAGCGTGAGTTGAAGGATGATATCATCAGGAAATTCCAGCTGGGATACTCTCCCGAGCAGAAAAACGCATTTACAGCCTATGCCCTGGAAAAGGGATATGCTAAAGAGGTTTTAGAAAAATCGGGACTTTCAATTTTTCCTGAAAATGCACCGAATGGAATTGACCGCTTCCGGGAAAGAGTTATTTTCCCTATTCATAGTTTTTCAGGAAGAGTACTGGGGTTTGGTGCCAGGATTCTTAAGAATAATGTCAAAACGGCCAAGTATCTCAATTCTCCGGAAACAGAAATCTATCATAAATCTAATGTTCTTTACGGGCTAAACCAGAGTAAGCAGGCTATTTCAAGAAAAAATGTCTGCCTTTTGGTAGAAGGTTATATGGATGTGATTTCACTCCATATGTCGGGAATAGAAAATGTAGTGGCCAGTTCGGGAACGTCTCTGACTACAGAACAGATTAAGCTGATCAAAAGATTGACGGAAAATGTGACGATTCTCTTTGATGGAGATAACGCTGGAATTAAAGCCAGTTTCCGAAGTATTGACATGCTGCTCACAGAGGGTATGAACATTCGTGTTCTTCTGTTCCCGGAAGGAGATGACCCCGATTCTTTTGCCCGAAAACATCCTCAGGATTATGTAGAGAAATTCATCGAAAATGAAGCGATGGATTTTATTGATTTTAAGGCAGAAATCCTTTTAAAAGAAGCCGGGAATGATCCTATTAAGAAAGCTGAAGCTATCCGTAATATTGTAAAATCGGTAGGATTTGTTCAAAATGCCCTTAAAAGAGAAGTTTATTTAAAAGAAGTTTCTAACAAATTCGGACTTTCTGAACAGAGTTTGTTCAATGAGCTGGATATACAGAAACAGATTACGCAAAACCAGACCCAGCACGTTCAGCAACAGAAGGAGAATAATAAAACTCCTAAACTGGAAGTTGTTCCAAAGCCGGAAATGGAAGTGGATTCTATTCAGTTTAATATTTTCCATCAGGAAAATAAACTGATTGATACGATGCTGATGTTTGGAGATGTGGTACTGCATCGGAAAAATGAGAAAGAGGAAAAATACGAAATCACAGTTATTGAAGAAATATTACATCATTTTGAAGAAGAGCAATATGAATTCCAGATAGAAACCAATCAGAAGATTATAAATAATATCAGAGAAGGAATTGAACATGATGAGCTTCGTGCCGGGAGCTTTTTTATTACCTTGATGGATGCTGACATTACTTCCAAAGTTGCTGATGCACTAATGCATCCCAATGAATTAAGTGATTGGGCTACCAGAAATATATTTCCGCCTAATATGGGAGACCATATTGCTGATGAGGTGGAGCATAATATTTTAATCCATAAATATTATTATATTCATTTCATCATTAAAAAGACCACTGCCGAGTTTGAAGATTACCGCGATACGGATCAGGAGAAATATTTTGAGTCGATCAGGAAAATCATGATGCTTAATGAGTTTTCAAAACAAATTATTGAAAAGCTAGGATGGTCTCCTGTGACAAAAAGTCCTATAAAATTTTAG
- the tsaE gene encoding tRNA (adenosine(37)-N6)-threonylcarbamoyltransferase complex ATPase subunit type 1 TsaE, with translation MQFNIKSIEDWQGIVDQVIPQLQHNILLLKGNLGAGKTTFTQFLLKKLGSEDEVSSPTYSIVNEYNTPQGKIYHFDLYRLKNIEEVYDIGIEEYLDNAFLCIIEWPEVYEEDLYGLNYHTMSIINTGESREISFE, from the coding sequence ATGCAATTCAATATAAAAAGCATCGAAGACTGGCAAGGAATAGTAGATCAGGTCATTCCTCAGCTTCAACATAATATCCTTCTTTTAAAAGGAAATCTGGGAGCCGGGAAAACTACATTCACCCAATTTCTACTTAAAAAATTAGGCAGTGAGGATGAAGTCAGCTCCCCAACCTATTCCATTGTCAATGAATATAATACTCCCCAAGGAAAAATATACCACTTCGACCTGTATCGGTTAAAAAATATTGAAGAGGTCTATGACATCGGAATTGAAGAATACCTGGACAATGCCTTCCTTTGTATTATAGAATGGCCGGAAGTTTACGAGGAAGATCTGTATGGTTTAAATTACCATACAATGAGCATTATCAATACCGGAGAAAGCAGAGAAATCTCATTCGAGTAA
- a CDS encoding alanine dehydrogenase, whose translation MSTTNIFTPFTEEELMPKEEKLEVIKKGKQFSIGIPKETCLHERRTCITPDAVQVLVEHGHEIIIESGAGEGSFFTDLQYSESGAKITNDPKEAFGQDLILKINPPTEDEIEYMKPNTYLVSALQINLRDKEYFLKLAERKINAIAFEFIVDEYKQLALVRLVGEIAGTVSILYASELLALSNGLMLGGITGVRPSEVLILGAGIVGEFATKAAIGLGASVRVFDNSLSKLRRLHTLVDSRVPTSIIDPKELSKSLRRADVVIGALPRLNMQPIVTEDMVMKMKKGSVIIDITIDNGKVIETSELTTMEEPYIIKHGVIHCGLPNLTSKMPRTTTKAISNFFLSYILNYDEEGGFENMLIRKNEMKQSLYMYKGRHTKKIICDRFGLTYHDINLLIF comes from the coding sequence ATGAGTACTACAAATATTTTCACTCCTTTTACTGAAGAAGAATTGATGCCGAAAGAGGAAAAACTGGAAGTTATAAAAAAAGGAAAACAGTTTAGCATTGGTATTCCTAAAGAAACCTGTCTTCATGAAAGAAGAACCTGCATCACCCCTGATGCTGTACAGGTATTAGTAGAGCACGGTCATGAAATCATCATTGAATCGGGAGCCGGAGAAGGTTCTTTTTTTACAGATTTACAATATTCTGAATCAGGTGCCAAAATTACCAATGATCCTAAAGAGGCATTCGGACAGGACTTAATTTTAAAAATCAACCCTCCTACTGAAGATGAAATTGAGTATATGAAACCTAATACCTATCTGGTTTCAGCTCTGCAAATCAATTTGAGGGACAAAGAATATTTCTTAAAACTTGCTGAAAGAAAAATTAATGCGATTGCATTTGAATTTATCGTTGATGAATACAAACAACTTGCATTGGTAAGATTAGTGGGTGAAATAGCAGGAACCGTTTCTATTCTGTATGCGTCTGAATTACTGGCCCTATCCAACGGACTTATGCTGGGTGGAATTACAGGAGTACGTCCTTCAGAAGTACTTATTCTCGGAGCAGGAATTGTAGGTGAATTTGCTACCAAAGCAGCTATTGGACTTGGAGCAAGCGTCAGAGTATTTGATAATTCCCTTTCAAAATTACGTAGGCTTCATACATTGGTAGACAGCAGAGTTCCTACCTCTATCATCGATCCTAAAGAATTAAGCAAGAGCCTAAGACGGGCCGATGTTGTTATCGGAGCCCTTCCGAGACTTAACATGCAGCCTATCGTTACTGAAGATATGGTCATGAAGATGAAAAAAGGAAGTGTCATTATTGACATCACCATTGATAATGGTAAGGTTATCGAAACTTCAGAGCTGACCACCATGGAAGAACCTTACATCATTAAGCATGGTGTGATCCACTGCGGACTTCCTAACCTGACTTCAAAAATGCCGAGAACAACCACCAAAGCAATTTCAAATTTCTTCCTTTCCTATATTTTAAATTATGATGAAGAAGGTGGTTTTGAAAATATGCTGATCCGTAAAAATGAAATGAAACAGAGCCTTTATATGTACAAAGGAAGACACACTAAAAAAATCATCTGCGATCGTTTCGGACTTACCTATCATGATATCAATCTTTTAATTTTCTAA
- a CDS encoding histidine kinase produces MEGNYYMIHDYLIFIGVFAIFFFITLSIYLFGQNKKFRQRNTKLIETNRLIEQRLNEVQLEHIGTKLNPHLFKNILNSVQSHAYQTYMSLDKLANVLDYILYESNNKFVSPKEELTFALSLIEINKIKINPLFDFRIKSKIDKADPIYEEKVFAPLISVDLIENAFKHTDFLAQDSFISIQLELENRVYKMKVSNKASLKNVLEKEKSGFGSQSLDQRLKMIYNNHYQLHKSSKNGIFTAELQINLGEFYDKMRYS; encoded by the coding sequence ATGGAAGGCAATTACTATATGATTCATGATTATCTGATATTCATTGGAGTTTTTGCTATTTTCTTTTTTATAACGCTAAGCATCTATCTGTTCGGACAAAATAAAAAATTCAGACAGCGAAATACTAAATTAATTGAAACCAATAGGTTAATTGAACAAAGATTAAATGAAGTTCAGTTGGAACATATTGGTACCAAGCTAAATCCTCATTTATTCAAAAACATTCTGAATTCCGTTCAGTCACATGCTTACCAGACCTATATGTCATTGGATAAACTGGCGAATGTTCTGGATTACATTTTATACGAAAGCAACAATAAGTTTGTGAGTCCTAAAGAAGAACTCACCTTCGCATTGAGCCTTATTGAAATAAACAAAATAAAAATCAATCCCCTTTTTGATTTCAGAATTAAATCTAAAATAGACAAAGCCGACCCAATCTACGAAGAGAAAGTTTTTGCCCCTCTGATTTCAGTGGATCTTATTGAAAATGCATTCAAACATACTGATTTCTTAGCTCAGGACTCTTTCATTTCCATTCAGTTAGAGCTTGAAAACAGAGTCTATAAAATGAAAGTAAGCAATAAAGCTTCATTAAAAAATGTTTTGGAGAAAGAAAAAAGTGGATTTGGAAGTCAGTCTTTAGATCAAAGACTAAAAATGATTTATAATAATCATTACCAACTTCATAAAAGTTCAAAAAACGGTATCTTCACCGCTGAGTTACAAATTAATTTAGGAGAATTCTATGATAAAATGCGTTATTCTTGA
- a CDS encoding LytR/AlgR family response regulator transcription factor, with product MIKCVILDDELLAISYLKLLCEQIENVEVVKAFNDPKIFLNEIDNLDCNVCILDIEMSGMTGLQVAELISGSKKIIFTTAYKEYAAEAFDLNVVDYVRKPIKKERLIQAFDKAKELVANSQRKDFIEWNTNIGKTIIFTDQIVYIKTSEIDSRDKDIILNDGTSIVLKNLNFKNLLEMLPSNGFAQVNKKEVIALSAIKVFSTNEIITTIPNEGDNFLKLQIGDTYKSSLMEMFGK from the coding sequence ATGATAAAATGCGTTATTCTTGATGACGAATTACTGGCAATAAGCTATTTAAAACTTCTATGTGAGCAAATCGAGAATGTAGAGGTAGTAAAAGCATTTAATGATCCTAAAATTTTCCTTAATGAAATTGATAATCTCGATTGCAACGTCTGTATTCTGGATATTGAGATGTCTGGAATGACAGGCCTGCAGGTCGCTGAATTAATTTCGGGATCGAAAAAAATCATTTTTACGACAGCTTATAAAGAGTATGCCGCCGAAGCATTTGACCTCAATGTTGTTGATTATGTAAGAAAGCCTATAAAAAAAGAAAGACTGATACAGGCCTTCGACAAAGCCAAAGAGCTGGTTGCGAACTCCCAGAGAAAAGATTTTATCGAATGGAATACCAATATTGGTAAAACCATTATTTTCACAGATCAGATCGTATATATCAAGACTTCAGAAATCGACAGCCGCGATAAAGATATCATCCTCAATGACGGAACCAGTATCGTATTAAAAAATCTCAATTTTAAAAATCTTTTAGAAATGCTTCCTTCCAACGGGTTTGCCCAGGTCAATAAAAAAGAAGTCATTGCACTCTCAGCCATAAAAGTATTTTCAACTAATGAAATTATTACTACCATTCCGAATGAAGGAGATAATTTTCTTAAACTGCAAATCGGAGATACTTATAAAAGTTCATTAATGGAAATGTTTGGAAAGTAG